The proteins below come from a single Bacteroidota bacterium genomic window:
- a CDS encoding tetratricopeptide repeat protein — translation MKFGISILLLSIILLASCGKPAPEEYVGKATVAINEKNFALAIEEFEKLIKDLPDSPQAEEAMFTIAKIQSDELKDFPKAIAAYKRYLEKYPNGSQAPLAVFMTGYIFHNELHDLDNARSTFESYLSKYPDHEMVPSARFELENLGRPPEEILPNLQEKTPVTAAQASSKPPTKKN, via the coding sequence ATGAAATTCGGTATTTCCATCCTACTGCTTTCGATCATACTTCTTGCGAGTTGCGGTAAACCTGCTCCCGAAGAGTATGTCGGTAAGGCCACCGTGGCAATCAATGAAAAGAACTTTGCTCTCGCCATTGAAGAATTCGAGAAACTCATCAAGGATCTTCCGGATTCTCCGCAGGCTGAAGAGGCGATGTTCACCATAGCGAAAATCCAGAGTGACGAGTTAAAGGACTTTCCGAAAGCTATTGCCGCATATAAGCGGTACTTGGAAAAATACCCGAACGGCTCCCAGGCCCCGCTCGCTGTGTTCATGACCGGCTATATTTTTCATAATGAACTTCATGATCTCGACAATGCGAGATCGACATTCGAGTCGTACCTGTCAAAATATCCCGACCACGAAATGGTGCCGTCAGCCCGATTCGAGTTGGAGAATCTTGGAAGGCCGCCCGAGGAGATTCTTCCCAACCTTCAGGAAAAGACGCCTGTGACCGCAGCACAGGCTTCATCCAAACCACCCACAAAGAAGAACTGA
- a CDS encoding methyltransferase domain-containing protein, translating into MKKSSLIGHVCELLDLIRPLKHPADSMVKDFFRTRHYLGSKDRRFISETLYDILRNYRLVRFHAEDGIKRAGIIAPHVPSLLIYISYTLKIGKEEPAVILPDIQGMWRISFPKVECEVVLKAIGSSSFPIEIENASFRKLGLLYSIPDFIVEEWVGRFGEAKAVQICESMNRPAPITIRVNTLKATVEACQERLAREGIASKRTQLSPFGLVLEKRINSQALQSFKDGWFEMQDEGSQLLSMLLEPKQGSLVVDACTGGGGKTLHLAALMNNEGEIHSIDIDERRLFNIRVRLQRAGITIAELHHQKKGDSSIVALKNSADSVLIDAPCSGVGTFRRNPAAKLNVSEGYVRRVAVTQQSILAAYSDLVKPGGRLVYTTCTLLRLENEDVVEKFLSLHPEFELVSATDILRNQNVPLESDSPFLTLLPHIAGTDGFFAAVMRRKT; encoded by the coding sequence CATCGGCCACGTTTGCGAGCTACTCGATCTTATCCGTCCGCTCAAACACCCGGCAGATAGTATGGTCAAGGACTTTTTCCGTACGCGGCACTATCTCGGCTCGAAAGATCGTCGCTTCATTTCTGAAACCCTCTACGATATTCTGCGAAACTACCGGCTTGTCCGCTTCCATGCCGAAGACGGCATAAAGCGAGCCGGAATCATTGCCCCGCATGTCCCGTCACTTCTCATCTACATCTCCTACACTCTAAAAATCGGGAAAGAAGAACCTGCTGTAATTCTTCCCGACATTCAAGGTATGTGGCGGATTTCTTTTCCGAAAGTGGAATGTGAAGTCGTGTTGAAGGCGATTGGATCTTCTTCTTTTCCGATCGAAATTGAGAACGCCTCATTTCGCAAGCTCGGCCTTCTCTACTCGATTCCCGATTTCATAGTAGAAGAGTGGGTTGGGAGATTCGGCGAAGCGAAAGCGGTGCAGATATGCGAATCCATGAACAGGCCTGCACCAATCACCATTCGCGTGAACACGCTGAAAGCAACGGTTGAGGCGTGTCAGGAAAGACTGGCGCGGGAGGGCATCGCGTCCAAACGAACACAGCTTTCACCGTTCGGGTTGGTTCTTGAGAAGCGGATAAACTCACAAGCGCTTCAGTCATTCAAGGACGGATGGTTCGAAATGCAGGATGAAGGAAGTCAGCTGCTTTCAATGCTGCTTGAACCCAAACAGGGTAGTCTCGTTGTCGATGCGTGCACAGGCGGAGGAGGAAAGACATTGCATCTTGCAGCGTTGATGAATAATGAAGGGGAGATTCATTCCATCGATATTGATGAAAGAAGACTGTTTAATATTCGAGTCCGGCTGCAACGGGCAGGAATCACAATTGCAGAGCTTCACCATCAGAAGAAGGGCGACAGCAGTATCGTTGCACTGAAGAACTCCGCCGACAGCGTTTTGATTGACGCTCCATGTTCGGGAGTCGGCACGTTCCGGCGCAATCCGGCAGCAAAGTTGAATGTCAGCGAAGGGTATGTTCGTCGGGTGGCGGTTACGCAGCAGTCGATTCTCGCCGCGTATTCAGACTTGGTGAAACCCGGCGGACGACTGGTCTATACAACCTGCACGCTTCTGCGATTGGAGAATGAAGATGTTGTGGAGAAGTTCCTTTCGTTGCATCCGGAATTCGAGCTTGTATCTGCCACGGACATCTTGAGAAATCAGAATGTTCCTTTGGAATCAGACTCACCGTTTCTCACGTTGCTTCCCCATATCGCGGGAACTGATGGCTTCTTCGCTGCAGTGATGCGCAGAAAGACCTGA